The following proteins are encoded in a genomic region of Balaenoptera ricei isolate mBalRic1 chromosome 14, mBalRic1.hap2, whole genome shotgun sequence:
- the NARS1 gene encoding asparagine--tRNA ligase, cytoplasmic isoform X2 yields the protein MSLEVTRATAGMVLELYVSDREGSDTTGDGTKEKPFKTGLKALMTVGKEPFPTIYVDSQKENERWDVISKSQMKNIRKLWHREQMKSESREKKEAEDSLRREKNLEEAKKITIKNDPSLPEPNCVKIRELEGYRGQRVKVFGWVHRLRRQGKNLMFLVLRDGTGYLQCVLSDDLCQCYNGVVLSTESSVAVYGMLNLTPKGKQAPGGHELNCDFWELIGLAPAGGADNLINEESDVDVQLNNRHMMIRGENMSKILKARSVVTKCFRDHFFDRGYYEISPPTLVQTQVEGGATLFKLDYFGEEAYLTQSSQLYLETCIPALGDVFCIAQSYRAEQSRTRRHLAEYTHVEAECPFLTFEELLNRLEDLVCDVVDRVLKSPAASVVHDLNPNFKPPKRPFKRMNYSDAVVWLKEHNIKKEDGTFYEFGEDIPEAPERLMTDTINEPILLCRFPVEIKSFYMQRCPEDSRLTESVDVLMPNVGEIVGGSMRIWDNEEILAGYKREGIDPTPYYWYTDQRKYGTCPHGGYGLGLERFLTWILDRYHIRDVCLYPRFVQRCKP from the exons gCTTTGATGACAGTTGGAAAAGAACCCTTTCCTACCATTTACGTAGATTCACAAAAAGAAAACGAG AGGTGGGATGTTATTTCTAAATCACAGATGAAGAACATTAGAAAACTGTGGCACAGGGAACAGATGAAGAGTGAATCCCGGGAAAAGAAAGAG GCAGAAGACAGTTTACGAAGAGAGAAGAACCTGGAAGAAGCAAAGAAGATTACCATTAAAAACGACCCAAGTCTTCCAGAGCCAAATTGC GTGAAGATTCGTGAATTAGAAGGATATAGAGGCCAAAGAGTAAAGGTATTTGGCTGGGTCCACAGGCTGCGTAGGCAAG GAAAGAATTTAATGTTTCTGGTGTTGCGGGATGGTACGGGTTATCTCCAGTGTGTCTTGTCAGAtgatttg TGTCAGTGTTACAATGGAGTAGTCTTGTCCACTGAGAGTAGTGTCGCAGTGTATGGAATGCTAAATCTTACCCCAAAGGGCAAACAG gctCCAGGGGGCCATGAGCTGAATTGTGACTTCTGGGAACTGATCGGGTTGGCCCCCGCTGGAGGCGCTGATAACTTAATCAACGAGGAGTCTGACGTTGACGTCCAGCTCAACAACAGACACATGATGATCCGGGGAGAAAACATGTCCAAAATCCTAAAAGCACGTTCTGTGGTCACCAAGTGCTTTAGAGATCACTTCTTCGATAGGGGGTACTACGAA ATCAGTCCTCCAACGTTAGTGCAAACACAAGTGGAAGGCGGTGCCACACTCTTCAAGCTGGACTATTTTGGGGAAGAGGCGTATCTGACTCAGTCCTCTCAGCTGTACCTGGAGACCTGCATTCCAGCTCTGGGAGATGTCTTTTGTATCGCACAGTCATACAGGGCAGAGCAATCCAGAACACGAAGGCACCTGGCTGA ATACACTCATGTGGAAGCAGAGTGCCCTTTCCTGACCTTTGAGGAGCTCCTGAACCGATTGGAGGACTTGGTTTGTGACGTGGTCGATAGAGTCTTGAAATCACCCGCAGCAAGCGTAGTGCATGACCTCAACCCG AACTTCAAGCCCCCCAAACGGCCTTTCAAACGGATGAACTATTCAGATGCTGTTGTGTGGCTAAAAGAACACAATATAAAGAAAGAAGATGGAACTTTCTATGAATTTGGAGAG GATATCCCAGAAGCTCCTGAGAGACTGATGACGGACACTATTAATGAGCCCATCTTGCTGTGTCGATTTCCTGTGGAGATCAAGTCCTTCTATATGCAGCGATGTCCCGAGGATTCCCGCCTTACTGAATCT GTTGACGTGTTGATGCCCAACGTCGGTGAGATTGTGGGAGGCTCGATGCGTATCTGGGATAATGAAGAGATACTGGCAGGTTATAAAAGAGAAGGAATTGACCCCACTCCCTATTACTGGTACACAGATCAG agaaaatatGGCACATGTCCACATGGAGGCTATGGCCTGGGCTTGGAACGATTCTTAACCTGGATTCTGGATAGATACCACATCCGAGATGTATGCTTGTACCCTCGATTTGTCCAGCGCTGCAAACCATAA
- the NARS1 gene encoding asparagine--tRNA ligase, cytoplasmic isoform X1, protein MSLEVTRATAGMVLAELYVSDREGSDTTGDGTKEKPFKTGLKALMTVGKEPFPTIYVDSQKENERWDVISKSQMKNIRKLWHREQMKSESREKKEAEDSLRREKNLEEAKKITIKNDPSLPEPNCVKIRELEGYRGQRVKVFGWVHRLRRQGKNLMFLVLRDGTGYLQCVLSDDLCQCYNGVVLSTESSVAVYGMLNLTPKGKQAPGGHELNCDFWELIGLAPAGGADNLINEESDVDVQLNNRHMMIRGENMSKILKARSVVTKCFRDHFFDRGYYEISPPTLVQTQVEGGATLFKLDYFGEEAYLTQSSQLYLETCIPALGDVFCIAQSYRAEQSRTRRHLAEYTHVEAECPFLTFEELLNRLEDLVCDVVDRVLKSPAASVVHDLNPNFKPPKRPFKRMNYSDAVVWLKEHNIKKEDGTFYEFGEDIPEAPERLMTDTINEPILLCRFPVEIKSFYMQRCPEDSRLTESVDVLMPNVGEIVGGSMRIWDNEEILAGYKREGIDPTPYYWYTDQRKYGTCPHGGYGLGLERFLTWILDRYHIRDVCLYPRFVQRCKP, encoded by the exons gCTTTGATGACAGTTGGAAAAGAACCCTTTCCTACCATTTACGTAGATTCACAAAAAGAAAACGAG AGGTGGGATGTTATTTCTAAATCACAGATGAAGAACATTAGAAAACTGTGGCACAGGGAACAGATGAAGAGTGAATCCCGGGAAAAGAAAGAG GCAGAAGACAGTTTACGAAGAGAGAAGAACCTGGAAGAAGCAAAGAAGATTACCATTAAAAACGACCCAAGTCTTCCAGAGCCAAATTGC GTGAAGATTCGTGAATTAGAAGGATATAGAGGCCAAAGAGTAAAGGTATTTGGCTGGGTCCACAGGCTGCGTAGGCAAG GAAAGAATTTAATGTTTCTGGTGTTGCGGGATGGTACGGGTTATCTCCAGTGTGTCTTGTCAGAtgatttg TGTCAGTGTTACAATGGAGTAGTCTTGTCCACTGAGAGTAGTGTCGCAGTGTATGGAATGCTAAATCTTACCCCAAAGGGCAAACAG gctCCAGGGGGCCATGAGCTGAATTGTGACTTCTGGGAACTGATCGGGTTGGCCCCCGCTGGAGGCGCTGATAACTTAATCAACGAGGAGTCTGACGTTGACGTCCAGCTCAACAACAGACACATGATGATCCGGGGAGAAAACATGTCCAAAATCCTAAAAGCACGTTCTGTGGTCACCAAGTGCTTTAGAGATCACTTCTTCGATAGGGGGTACTACGAA ATCAGTCCTCCAACGTTAGTGCAAACACAAGTGGAAGGCGGTGCCACACTCTTCAAGCTGGACTATTTTGGGGAAGAGGCGTATCTGACTCAGTCCTCTCAGCTGTACCTGGAGACCTGCATTCCAGCTCTGGGAGATGTCTTTTGTATCGCACAGTCATACAGGGCAGAGCAATCCAGAACACGAAGGCACCTGGCTGA ATACACTCATGTGGAAGCAGAGTGCCCTTTCCTGACCTTTGAGGAGCTCCTGAACCGATTGGAGGACTTGGTTTGTGACGTGGTCGATAGAGTCTTGAAATCACCCGCAGCAAGCGTAGTGCATGACCTCAACCCG AACTTCAAGCCCCCCAAACGGCCTTTCAAACGGATGAACTATTCAGATGCTGTTGTGTGGCTAAAAGAACACAATATAAAGAAAGAAGATGGAACTTTCTATGAATTTGGAGAG GATATCCCAGAAGCTCCTGAGAGACTGATGACGGACACTATTAATGAGCCCATCTTGCTGTGTCGATTTCCTGTGGAGATCAAGTCCTTCTATATGCAGCGATGTCCCGAGGATTCCCGCCTTACTGAATCT GTTGACGTGTTGATGCCCAACGTCGGTGAGATTGTGGGAGGCTCGATGCGTATCTGGGATAATGAAGAGATACTGGCAGGTTATAAAAGAGAAGGAATTGACCCCACTCCCTATTACTGGTACACAGATCAG agaaaatatGGCACATGTCCACATGGAGGCTATGGCCTGGGCTTGGAACGATTCTTAACCTGGATTCTGGATAGATACCACATCCGAGATGTATGCTTGTACCCTCGATTTGTCCAGCGCTGCAAACCATAA